A window of Macaca mulatta isolate MMU2019108-1 chromosome 7, T2T-MMU8v2.0, whole genome shotgun sequence genomic DNA:
GATCGCAGTGGGGAGATGGGGATGTGACTCCTCCAGACTGGGTACCAGTCAGGAAGGCTCCACTAGGCACCGGCCCTGAGGACCTGACGGAGTGAGTGGGGACCTGAGAGGAGATACAATTCAGAGCTGTGGGAACGAAGCCTGGGCTTGATGCTGAAGCAAGCCAGGTCCCATCACCCAGAACCTTGAAAGTACGTCAAGGGACAGTGGTCTTGAGCTGAGAGGAGGAAATCCGGAGGTTGAGTCATTTACCATGTTCTGTACAAACCTGCCTTATGCAACCTATCCCCCTGGGCTGAAAGGAAGGTGTGAGGATTCTCCCAGGTGCCCACAGAGACTGGTACCTCCCCTCCTTCCAAACTCAGGAAGCTCCCATCAGTCCCTACACTGAAGGTTCAGCTCTGTCCCTCCAAACCAGACCTGGGGCACGGGCCTCCAGGACACAGAGGTAGGAGAGATGGTGCCCGAGAGACACAGGGGCAAAAGCAGGAAAAGGACTGAGTCCTGGGCAAGATAGACATGTCACACACAGATGCCCGAGGTGTGGGAGGGCTCTACTGCTGGAGATttgaagaagggagagagatcTGGGATGATCCAGACACCAGGATCTTGCCCTCTCAGAAAATTATTCCTTGATGTCTGACTCAGGCTTTCCCAGCACTGGCCTAGGAGAGACTTTAACAAGTCCTTAATCTGTCCCTGGCTCCCTGATACTGTTGAGCACTGTTCTTTACTGAATGTGATTCATGTGACACTCAAACTGAGTATCTGTGAGGAGAGCGTCGCACGGAGTAGAGAGAGAGGTACCATGTACCGAGGCAGCAAAGGGACTCAGTGAGTGTCAGGAGAAGCCTCTTACCCCCTCTGGCCCTCAACtgctttatctataaaatgtggcTCACCCTATCTTGCTGGTCTGAGGGCAGAGCCGATGATCTCTTGAGGTCTCTTCCAGCACATCTTGAGATCTGTGATTTTATGGAGCTAATTTTGGTTCTGCCTCTAAACAATTGTGTGACTCCAGGTAAGTCCCTTCCCCTCTTTGCGGCCTGTTTTCTTACCTACAAAATCAGTTTAGATGAGATCTCCGAGGTCCTTTCAGTTCCAGCAAAATGGAGGAATCGTCATAAATATGCTTATTACatgcaaagttttctttttcttttttctttttttttttttttttttgagacggagtctcacgctgttgcccaggctggagtgcagtggcgcgatctcggctcactgcaagctccgcctcccgggttcccgccattctcctgcctcagcctcctgagtagctgggactacaggcgcccgccaccgcgcccggctaatttttttttttgtatttttagtagagacggggtttcactgtggtctcgatctcctgaccttgtgatccgcctgcctcggcctcccaaagtgctgggattacaggcttgagccaccgcgcccggccaaagttttctttttctatgaataTAACACTACAGAGTGGGTACGAATATTGctaccattttgcagatgaggaaaccgaggcacagagagaAGTAATGGCTGAAGgctcacagctagtaagtagcagagtaTGATTCAAACTGAGGCTCTTAATTACTGTACCATCTGTCTCTTAGGCTGGAGTCCAATGCCAAAGAAAATGCTGCTTTGAGTGAGGGGTGTCCCTGGCACAGGCAGATTGTCATCCTCCTTCTCATTACCAGTGTTCTCATACACAAATCCGCTTTCCAGGTCTCTCCCAACTGATTCCTGTCCCATGCACTCAATTCTCAAGCTTTACGGAACTGGAGCCCCAGGGATGAGGGACAAAGGATGGAAATGAGTAGGTGGGAGCAGCATTGGGAGGGTGTCCATCTGGTAGACTGAGGCATCGGAACTGGAGAGAAGAGATGGCAGGCTGGATCAAGGGACCATAAATATGGCAGAGCCATCAGGAATTTTCCCGTGGTCACCTGGGGCAGGAGCTCCCAGACCTATACTTCGAGGTGAGAGAGGGTGGACCTGGGAGCCGCAGGCCTGGGCATGAAGGACTGTGTGGTGCCAGGATCTCCCTACAAGCTACAGATCTTTGTTAGCAGAGCATACAAAGGTTGCTCCAGGTCCTGCGGGGGGCGGGGATGTGCCTTCAGATCACAGAAGCGGGTGATGGGGATGTCAGGGAGAGAAAAGCAGAGTGGCAGATACATGGTCTGGTTGTGTAGCATGTAGGGGGCTGGCTGTGGACAGCATGTCTGTGTTTCCACATGTCCATTTGGATATGGAAACAAGAGGTGCAGACCTAGCCACATGCATCCTCTGTCCCCAGGGtcctccatcacacacacacacacacacacacatacacacacacacacacacacacagagccaacAGTCCCAACACCCAGTCACAGTGCAACTTTATTCAGCCACATAATCATTATGCTGGGTCCTGCCCTTCCTTGCCACCCCGGTTGCCATTTATCCATGGTCTATGTCTCAGGGTTCTAGGCCCCCAGCAGGATGGGGGTTCGCAGAGTCAGGCCGTGCCACGGAGCCTGGTGCCCAAAGTCCACCAGCCAGACTCAGCTGCAGCCCCCCACGCCCTTGATGAGGTTGGCCGCCTCAGGGATCTGGCGGAAGAGGTTGCGGAGGGTGTCTAGCTCCTGGGTGAGCTGCTCCACGCGGCTGCGGAGGCGCTCGTTCTCTGCCATGTACTCCAGCACCTTCTGCTGCGTCTCCAAAATGCGCCTCTTGGCCTTGTCCCGGCTCTTGCGCACTGCGATGTTGTTGCGCTCCCGCCTCAGCCGGTACTCAAGGCTATCTTTGTTCACTGCCTTCTTGCCCTTGTGTAAGGGGCCAGCGGGGGAGGGCGCCTTCAGGAGGGGACTGCAGGGCGGTGCGGCAGTGGCCAAAGGGGCCTGGAGGGGAAGGCACGGAGAGACGGAGAGGTGAGGGCTGGCCAGGAGGCAGAGCGAAGGCGGGACGAGAATCTCTGCAGCCAGGGCACACTTGCTGCATCGAAGGAATACAGGACTCAGAGCCAGCTCCTGTCTCTCAGGTCAAAACTATCATCACCCTGCTTCTGGGAGATGGTGACCCAGATGCACAGGGTTCTCTGCTTGAGACCAAAACTCCCTTTCACGTCctcacactttctttctttcttcttttttgtaaagatggagccttgctatgttgcccaggctggtctccaactcctggccttaagcgacCGTCCTGCTTTGGCCTcgcaaagcgctgggattacaggcatgagccgctgcacccagccaatgTTCTCACACTTTCTGAGTACACTTTCCCTCAATCTGTCTTGAGTCTCCTGTTCTATGACCAGCAGACATTTCTTACAGAAGCAGGCGGCAGAGAAACAAGAGGAGGGGGCATGGTGAGCAGCAGAGAGGCTGGTGGTGGGGGGCCTGAGATCAAGGTAGGCCAGCTTGCCGCAGGGTCTTTGGGACATGGTGGGGATTCAGGGTGGGAATGAATtcacagagaaggaaagggaggtcATGGTGCGGTGTGAGCACAGAGGACTGTGGGTTGGGTCCATTTCACAGAGCAACACCAAGCACAGACTCAGCAGCGTGAGCAGGGGCACAGGGTCCTGTCCACACCAGCCTCTCCAGCCcggggcaggagggaggagggctgaCCTGCTCTTACCTTGAGAACGCGCAGAGGCTGGCCGGGTGCTGCCAGGGTTGGGGGCAGGTGCATGGCTGTCTGCCCACAGTGTGCCACTTGGTACTGCAGGGGATTGTAGCCGCCTCGGCTGGCAGCTCGGCTGCCCTCTGGCCCCCGGGGCTCCTCCTTCACCGCCACAGCCCTGGGGTCGTAGCTCCCTGGGTTGCTGTAGATGCCAGGCCCCAGCGCCTTCCTGTCTGGGCCGAAGGTATGTGGAGGGTAGGCAAAGGGCCGAGGGTCAGGCGGCAAGTAGTGGGGGAAGGCAGGGGTTCCGGGGCCCTTGAGGCCTCTGGCCTCAGGCGCTGGCTTCACCGCAAAGAGATCGGAGAGAAGCTGCTCTTCCCCAGACTCGATGTAGGCAGAGAGGTCAATGGAGGCCTCATGCTCACACATGTCCCCCAGATCCCCGGGCCCAGCTCGGCCCCCTGAGAACTCAAGTGGCTGCTGGCCGCCCCGGGGCTCACACTCGTAGTAGGTCCCGTGGGACATGGCCGGCCCGCCCCCTCGGCTCCCCGCCCCCACCTGCTCTTGAGGCACCCCTTGGGGTGCTCGGGTTGCCCTCTCTCTACCTCCTCCTGACCTGGGCCTGCCctctctcgatctcctgccctagACCTGCCCTCTgcagtctcctctgtcacccactCCTGTGTGGCCTCTCTCCCCCCtctgctctgcttccttttccttcctctgtagtCAAtgcctctcttctcttcccttttttcccctctctccccttGGGGTGACTCAGGGAGGGGCAGGACACACCCCAGAGGGAGAGATGTAAGCCTTAGAGAAAGGCGACTCCTGGCCTATTCAGCAGTTGGGGACACTCCTCGGTCAGGGTCCAAGCCAGGGTTCTGGAGATGCCAGAAGCTGATGCTTCTGGGAATGCCTGTCCACTCCCTCCTGAGCCCAGGGGACTCCAAATCCTCACCAAGGGCAACACCCTACTCTGAGCGTCCTCCTCCCTCCAACTGTGAAAAAGTTCTACGCAGAATGAGGTTCCAGGTTAGAGTGAAGAAAGCCCTCTTCCAGTGCCGACCCTCAGTTGGGTCTCAGCTCCTCCCTTGACATGCCTTCCTCTGGCTCTCCCCTGATGCTGGGCTCCACCTACTCCCAGGAGACAGTTTCTTTTGTGGCCTCACCTCCCAGAGCATTCTCTGAGTGTAggccagggttttgttttgttttggtttgtttttgagggGTCTGGGGAGTAGTGATAGGTCCTAGGAACAAGCTATACATGGGAGCCTGCATGGTGCTGGAGAGAGTACGCTCATTTGCTAGGTTTTTGCACAGGGGCTGTGCAATAGCCCAAATATGAGTATGTTTCCAGCCCCAGCTACCTGTAGCAGCCTGGCACAGTTCCTAACTCCCTGGGCTTGGTTGAAGCACCTGGTCAGGACTTGGGCCTTGCACTGCAGGCCCAGGCAGGCTGCTGCCCTTGGAATAGACAGCCATAATCCTCCGGTGGCTCCAGCACTTCTCTCTTCCAGCTGTTCTCTGCTGCAAGAGGCTCAGGCTGGCGCTTTGCCCCTCACCCTGGGCCTGAGGCTCTGCCTCTGGTTTCCTGTGCCCTGGGCTGCAGGGCTCAGGAGCTTGCTGCAGCTCGTTTGCTGTCTTTCCTTTTGCATGGCTGCTCTCTGATCTCCAATGCGTGTCTCTTGGGTCTACTTCCTCTTGTGAGGTTTGAGAAGCCTCTTATGTCATCACCTCTTCCTGGGGCTCTGTTTTAGGGTCTCCAGGAGAAGCCCATGGCTCTCTATCTGCAATTCTTGGTTCTGTGCTGGctctcctcttcccttttctctttcctttgggAACTCCCAACTGCCTCCTTTCAGAGACACCTGCTCAGGTCCTGCTTTTACCTGTTGAATTTCATCTCCAAAAGGTCCAGCGGaggggggggtgggggtgggggggaggaaAGGGCACATAGAAATGTTACTGTCTCTTTTATGACCAGCAAGTACTCTGGGTGCCCCAGGGGGGCCAGAAGTTTTTGTAAGTTGGGCCAAACAAGGGCTGGGTCACTGTGAGTGGGCCCCAGTGGGACAAGTGCAGAGAGGATGTGTGTGGCATtgaacattaaaattttaaaaatgtgtattctggtTAGCATATTCCTTCCATCCTCCCTACCCCAACACCTACCCTAGATGCTGTCTGTGCATGACTTGAGACACAGCCAGATATGCTTTCTCTGAAAGCACAGTGACCTGGTATGAGGAGATCTGTGTGCATCCCAGAGACAGATGTCAGGAATTAGGGAGATTTCTCCATTTCAAAGCTGAGCTCTCAGTTTGGTGGCAGTGCTTCTGTTGACCACCAGGTGGCAATATTGGCCCCAATATTTCGGACTTGGAGGGCTGCTGTGGTCCGGACTCAGGTGGACAGCAGAGGGCAGCCTCTCACAGCTCTGGCTCTCAGCAAGCTCCTGCGGGGGGtctggaaggaggaagaggagacctGGCTGGGATGGGGTCTTGCAGTGCAGTTCTAGGGAGAATAAGCAGCTTGCAAGTCCTGCGTCCAGGGCCTTGTCTCCATGAGGAGAAATTCTGTCCCCTCCGCTACTTTGAAATAATGATAATGAATAGGCCTTGTGCTTTCTGATAAATTAATGCTTTTTCAATCCTTGAAACATACACTTTTTCATGCTCTTTGCCTATGGGTTATGCAGGAAGGTAGGCAAGGCAGACAGTATTTTTATTCCTACTTTATAAACAAGGATAACAAGGCTGAGAGGCTGAGCTGCCCAAGGTCATCCAAGGAGGATGCCTGGTTCATCTCTGGCTGAAGGGATGGGAAGGGGCTGCTATGTGACTTGGAGAACCTTCCTGGCACTCATTTGGCCaccatggggagggggaagtCTGCATCAGTAGCTGCGCAGGAGGAAGTGGGAGGTATGTAAATAGAGCCGCAGGAAATGAGAAAGTCAGCAGCTTTAGCCATGGTGAGATAAATCTCTGCCCCGGCCTCCCCGGCTAGTGCTGACGTTGCTGGTACGCTGACCTCAGTGTTTCCCAGTAACAGGGGTTtggctggggcaggcagggctCTGGATGTCAGGGTAGGGTAGGGGGAGCTCTGGACAggaaggggaggtggggagggcagtGCCAGTCAGTGGCTGGGGGATGCTTGCTCAGGAGAGGAAAGAAGCTCTCCCGGGTCAGCAGGATCATTTTTCCTTTGCCACTGCAGTTACTACCTGTTTGGATGAACTGAAATGATGCATGTTTGTTATCTTAGTGACTTTGTAACAGGCCTCCTTCCAGTGCCACTTTTTTGGTGAATTAAGACTTTCCCAGTAGGAAGGTAGCTGAGCATGGCTGTGAAGTGTTAAGAGAGAACTGGGCTCAAATCTGGCCTCTGTCACTAACCAACTCCatgactctgggcaagttacttaatcttccTTGCAAAGTGGCAGTAGTAATACCTCCTTCATAGGGTTGTTTAATTTAAACTGTGAATAACATAGTGTATGTCATGCAACTGGTCTTAGTAAATGTAAagtctccttcttctcttcctctgaccTCTCATTGCAGTTTTATCTGTGTCTCCTTGACACTCACTACCTGCTGCCTGGTGTGGTGCGTCAGTTTGACGAACATTTTTGAGCACATAGGTACCAGGCACTGCACGGGGTCTGGGGATGTGTTGGCTTTAGCCCTTGCCAATAGGGATCACAGCCCAGCAGGAAGGCCCACAGGCAGTGGTTCCAGCATGGCATGGGTGGTCTGTGGAGCCAGGATGCGCACACATATGTGTGCCATGCATATCCTTGGTTTTGTTCCCCTAGCAAACTATTTGCTTTTTGAGGGTAGAGTCAGTTACATCTTTTGGACCTCTTCAACTATGGTGATCACATTTCCTGAATTAAAATGAAGgacagggccgggtgcggtggctcgcacttgtaatcccagcactttgggaggctgaggcgtttggatcacgaggtcaggagatcaagaccaccctggctaacatagtgaaaccccgtctctacttaaaaaaaaaaaaattagctgggcgtggcggcacgtgcctgtaatcctggctactctggaggctgaggcagaagaatctcttgaacctgggaggcggaggttgtagtgagccaagatcacgtcactgcactccaacctggcaataaagctagactccgtctcaaaaaaaaaaaagaaggacagGCAGGTTGACACATCTGAATATCCTTATGAagacaatggaagaaaatatttgaagtctGTGCTGACttagaaaaatcaggaaaaaaatttaCTATTTCTACAGCATATAGCAAAGTCTTTGACAGAATGGTCACAAAAAGATTTGTTGTGTGAccacattaaataaatgaatgcataagCAGCTATGATTTCAGTGACTTTCAAAATGTTCCCAAATTCCCTAAACTCAGAGCATGTGAAATTCCTAGCATTAAAGCGACTGACAGGGTTAAGACGGGAAATGGCCAGGTTAAAAGTAAATGTTTGTTGCCCGGGAGGAGACCCACATTTGCCCATTTGACCAGGTTGACAAGATCAGCAGGTGTCACAGAAAGAGAGGGTGCTCCTGAAGGACAAGTGCCTCCATGGAGTGAGAAGGGATGAGGGACAGGACTTGCTCAAATGGGGCAATAGGGAGGAGCCTGGGGCAGTCCAGGGAAAGAAAAGGTGTGTGTGCTGGGGAAGGGGGGCCCAAAGGGCAGATGTGAGGCTTGGAAAAGACTGGCCTCTGCCTTTTGGGACAACTTAAAATTGGAAGATTGAGGAACTGTTTACGATTAGGTCCAGCTCTCTCTCTTAAAATGCTAAGCAGGtaaggtgacttgcccaaggacacacagctgtTTAGTGGCCGGCCTCCCAGCTTGGCGTCCCTGTTGAATGGCGAGCTTCCAGCCTGTCTGGAAGAATGACAGTCACAAAGCAGGAGTGTTGGCATCAGGCCAGGACTGGGAGTGGCGGCATCTTGCCTGCCTTGTCCTCACAGTGTTCCAGATGGTGAAGGGTGATGTCTTAACACCACTGCCCCTCCACCACCCCCTTTTCCCCGCCCTTGCCCTACATCtgctagcagtgctggctctggaCACGCAGCCAGGAAGGCAGTCCATAAAGACAGGGACACAAAGCAAGGACTGGGGCTAATCCCATCAACTTCCTCTGGCAGTTAACCCAAAACGCCAGGAAGTACTTGTACATACCTTAACGACTTCTTCCTTTATCCCTGTCCTAGTCCAATGGTCCTCCTACTCTTCCTCCTAGAGCTAACTCTTCTTCTCAGATGGCTCTGTCTAGCTGAGTGAACCTAGCCTTACCTCCCAGGCCCTCCCATCAAGCTCCTCGGATCCTGACTCGCCCCATAGACTTGGCTCAGGCTGTGCTGATGAGAGAAGCCTTTGCTGATCAAGCTTTGGGAGGACGTCTGCCTTTGCCTGCCTCAGCTTGGCTGGGTGCCGTCTCTCCCTTGCCCACGTTCCCACCCTGGGCAGTGTTGAGTTCTTCCCAGTTAATCTGCAGGCTTTCACTATGGTGCACAGAGCAGGAACTTAGTAATACTTCGTGACTCCAAGAAGGAATGAGTGAGTGTTGGTAAATAAAAAAGTACAGAAGGTCATGGTTTTGGACTAAGCTCCTGCTCTAGGCCCCACAGACCAGactaaaatcaaaatggaatccCCCATGCTAAAGTTCCACATCACCAAATCTAAACTAAGTTGTTATCTGACCTGCCTAGAAATCAGGAGAGAGATATAACAGCCAATTAAAACAGGTCAATTTCAATATTCAATGGGCATGATAATGAAGTTCCCTCTGCTTTAATCTTTACACAAAACACGGTAGCCTGAAGGATCCTGATATTAACTaatcagttatttttctattgttctgtCTCCCTGTCCCCACCTTACGAGAAAAGTAactttgtttctgagacaggggcttgctcttCCGCCCAGGTTGGAGGTGCAGtagcgcaatcacagctcactgtggcctcaacctcccaggctcaacctgTCCTCCtttcggcctcagcctcccaagtagctgggactacaagcacataccaccatgcccagctaattttatcttttgtagagatgaggtcttgctatgttgcccaggctggtctcaaactcctgggctcaagagatcctccctcctcggcctcccaaagggctgggattacaggagtgagccactgtgcccagccaagaaaagcAACTTTGAAAAGTGACTAACCAGCTTTCTTCAGCCCTTTCCTGTCTGTAAAGCCAACCTCTTCTGCTCAACTCTTTGGAACATGTATTCTATTTAATGGAATGAAGTGTTGCCTGATTCCAGAATTACAGTAAACAGTTGAGATCTGTAAATTTGTTGTACTTTTGTCTTTTGATGATGTTTTTGGTTCAGAATGAGAGTCAGTGGTTTGAATGCACTGGTACTGAGTCCCTACGATAGCTAGAAGTTACAGAGAGCAAGAGCTTTTAGGAATGGCATTCTGGAAGGAACCTGGCACGATCTCCTAAGAGGAAATGCctggtgactctgtctcaaaaggttACTTAATTATCAACACCACCAACTTCATTTCcgttttaaattttattacatcaaaagaaaaaacctctccacaaaacaaatcttaaaacctACACCAAGCGAAAGAAATTATCATCAAGGTTCTAACTCCACCCCCCAAAACaaccttacatttaaaaaaatccaaaagaaat
This region includes:
- the CEBPE gene encoding CCAAT/enhancer-binding protein epsilon gives rise to the protein MSHGTYYECEPRGGQQPLEFSGGRAGPGDLGDMCEHEASIDLSAYIESGEEQLLSDLFAVKPAPEARGLKGPGTPAFPHYLPPDPRPFAYPPHTFGPDRKALGPGIYSNPGSYDPRAVAVKEEPRGPEGSRAASRGGYNPLQYQVAHCGQTAMHLPPTLAAPGQPLRVLKAPLATAAPPCSPLLKAPSPAGPLHKGKKAVNKDSLEYRLRRERNNIAVRKSRDKAKRRILETQQKVLEYMAENERLRSRVEQLTQELDTLRNLFRQIPEAANLIKGVGGCS